Proteins co-encoded in one Halodesulfovibrio marinisediminis DSM 17456 genomic window:
- a CDS encoding Rossmann-like domain-containing protein gives MQALDNIHKQVISHWKELNILQEKIVISAKPLTAEEAIGTPDDTDYPIQQGKEHLMEATFNGHKGQAFTDSRGTFSGTLEDIAELPLTNNFNRAVFVATLNAISAAYDNVTHTIHCKDNEPKECAKQLREYIKNKYAECRITIIGFQPAMTEALQSEFQVRLVDLDPNNIGQTKRGVLVEGKENTEDAVQWADLLLVTGTTFANNSIDMFLTDKPVIFYGTTIAGAAPYMNWERFCPMSK, from the coding sequence ATGCAGGCATTAGATAATATCCACAAACAAGTCATTTCCCACTGGAAAGAACTGAATATTCTACAAGAAAAAATTGTTATTTCCGCAAAACCTCTCACTGCTGAAGAGGCCATCGGCACCCCCGATGACACAGACTACCCTATCCAACAGGGTAAAGAACATCTCATGGAAGCAACATTTAATGGACACAAAGGGCAGGCTTTCACAGACAGCCGCGGAACATTTTCGGGAACACTTGAGGATATAGCCGAGCTTCCTCTTACCAACAACTTTAACAGGGCAGTATTTGTTGCCACCTTAAATGCCATTAGTGCTGCGTATGACAACGTAACCCACACCATCCACTGTAAGGATAATGAGCCCAAAGAATGTGCAAAGCAGCTTCGCGAATATATCAAAAATAAATACGCCGAATGCCGAATCACCATTATTGGCTTTCAGCCAGCAATGACTGAAGCACTTCAATCTGAGTTTCAAGTTCGCCTTGTCGACCTCGACCCTAATAACATCGGACAAACCAAACGTGGTGTGCTGGTAGAAGGCAAAGAAAACACAGAAGATGCGGTTCAATGGGCAGATCTGCTGCTGGTAACAGGCACTACCTTTGCGAATAATTCCATCGACATGTTCCTAACGGACAAGCCGGTTATCTTTTATGGAACCACTATCGCTGGTGCTGCTCCTTATATGAATTGGGAACGCTTCTGCCCTATGAGTAAATAA
- a CDS encoding ATP-binding cassette domain-containing protein — MTLTLSVSKQLENITVELETTCPSNTLTAIVGPSGSGKTTLIRMLAGLETPDSGTISYNETIWFSSASGLIVPPQRRHVGLVFQDYTLFPHLTVEKNILFAAVKPETVPDLLQTFGIEHIRNKKPHSISGGERQRAAFCQALAREPVALFLDEPFSALDVTTRRKLQHLLLEIKTQLPIPIIHVTHDLEEATLLGDSIIAMEQGKLSPDWLNKQLRAAHHAAHNNFPYEQCHHCDINNLKPNTTSSEKQNAGIR, encoded by the coding sequence ATGACACTTACACTTTCCGTTTCCAAGCAACTTGAAAATATTACGGTAGAACTTGAAACCACCTGTCCCTCCAATACGCTGACCGCCATTGTTGGACCTTCCGGCTCTGGAAAAACGACTCTCATCCGTATGCTTGCCGGTCTTGAAACACCGGATAGCGGAACAATCAGCTATAATGAAACCATATGGTTTTCCAGCGCATCAGGTCTTATTGTCCCCCCTCAGCGTCGCCATGTAGGGCTGGTTTTTCAAGACTACACACTCTTCCCACATCTTACTGTAGAAAAAAACATTCTCTTTGCAGCAGTAAAACCGGAAACAGTGCCAGACCTCTTACAGACATTCGGCATTGAACACATACGAAATAAAAAGCCGCACTCCATTTCAGGCGGAGAACGGCAACGGGCAGCCTTTTGTCAGGCACTGGCACGAGAACCGGTAGCATTATTTCTAGATGAACCGTTCTCTGCTCTTGATGTCACAACAAGACGAAAGCTTCAGCACCTGCTGTTAGAAATCAAAACACAACTCCCGATTCCAATTATTCATGTGACACATGATCTGGAAGAAGCTACCCTGCTTGGCGATTCCATCATTGCAATGGAACAAGGCAAACTCTCCCCTGACTGGCTCAATAAACAGCTGCGTGCAGCGCACCATGCTGCACATAACAACTTCCCGTACGAACAATGCCATCACTGTGACATCAACAATCTCAAGCCAAACACGACTTCAAGCGAGAAACAAAATGCAGGCATTAGATAA
- the modB gene encoding molybdate ABC transporter permease subunit encodes MTLEPLLLSAKLAFYTMVLIPLLAFPPAYFLAFGKCRGKSILDALITLPMVIPPTVLGFGLLILMTPTGIVGSTWQSLTGDRLIFSFAGILFASLVFNLPFAVQPLRASFEKLDKRLLESAAVLGLSPFQTFYRVVLPNCVSGIVASSILVFAHSLGEFGVILMVGGSIPGRTQVASIAIFEAVEALRYEDALYMSAALVPVCFIFLLVINAVNGRQQS; translated from the coding sequence ATGACGCTAGAGCCACTCCTCCTCTCAGCTAAACTGGCGTTCTATACTATGGTACTCATCCCGTTATTAGCATTTCCTCCTGCGTACTTCCTTGCTTTTGGAAAATGCAGAGGGAAAAGCATTCTTGATGCTCTCATAACGCTGCCCATGGTTATCCCACCTACGGTTCTCGGTTTCGGGCTGCTCATTCTCATGACCCCCACGGGAATCGTAGGATCAACATGGCAAAGCCTGACAGGCGACAGGCTCATATTCAGTTTTGCGGGCATATTGTTTGCGTCCCTTGTTTTCAACCTGCCTTTTGCAGTGCAGCCATTGCGGGCATCATTTGAAAAACTGGACAAGCGCTTGCTTGAAAGCGCAGCGGTCTTAGGATTATCTCCGTTTCAAACCTTCTACCGTGTCGTACTCCCAAACTGTGTGAGCGGCATTGTCGCCAGTTCTATTCTGGTGTTCGCACACAGTCTTGGGGAGTTCGGGGTTATACTTATGGTCGGGGGAAGCATCCCCGGGCGCACGCAGGTTGCATCCATCGCTATCTTTGAAGCAGTTGAGGCACTGCGGTACGAAGATGCTCTGTACATGTCTGCTGCGCTGGTACCTGTTTGTTTTATCTTTCTTCTGGTCATTAACGCCGTAAACGGGAGACAACAGTCATGA
- the modA gene encoding molybdate ABC transporter substrate-binding protein codes for MKRLLTFMMILCVALPAHAHAADLVIAQAANFMPAMKEIIPAFEKETGLTVQATYTSTGKLYGQIISGAPFDIFLAADTRRPEKLFAENLALEPFVYAKGQIVLWTRNKKFCEKPWKETLQSSAVTHIAIANTETAPYGTVAKTALVNEKLWKELQPKLAIGQSISQVFQYVATGAADAGFCAYSYMFTPEGKKGCFVQIPEAPKVIQKACILKNSQHKQAAQKFATFLGSPKVAAIKHKYGYE; via the coding sequence ATGAAAAGACTTCTTACTTTTATGATGATTCTCTGTGTAGCGCTGCCTGCACATGCTCACGCGGCCGATCTTGTCATTGCTCAGGCTGCCAACTTTATGCCTGCCATGAAAGAGATCATCCCTGCTTTTGAAAAAGAAACAGGACTGACTGTACAAGCTACCTACACATCCACCGGAAAACTATACGGACAGATCATCAGTGGTGCTCCATTCGATATATTTCTTGCCGCTGACACACGTCGTCCTGAAAAACTATTTGCTGAAAACCTTGCTCTGGAGCCTTTTGTTTATGCAAAGGGTCAAATCGTCCTTTGGACTCGCAATAAAAAATTCTGCGAAAAACCATGGAAAGAGACTCTCCAGTCTTCTGCCGTTACTCATATTGCCATTGCCAACACAGAAACTGCCCCCTACGGCACCGTAGCAAAAACGGCATTAGTAAACGAAAAGCTTTGGAAAGAGCTCCAGCCCAAGCTAGCCATCGGGCAATCAATATCTCAGGTATTCCAATACGTAGCTACAGGAGCAGCCGACGCAGGCTTCTGTGCGTACTCATACATGTTCACACCTGAAGGAAAAAAAGGGTGCTTTGTTCAAATACCTGAAGCCCCAAAGGTCATTCAGAAGGCATGTATTCTTAAAAACAGCCAGCACAAACAGGCAGCACAAAAATTTGCAACATTCCTTGGCTCACCAAAAGTTGCAGCCATAAAACATAAGTACGGGTATGAATAG
- a CDS encoding molybdopterin-dependent aldehyde oxidoreductase, whose amino-acid sequence MLKKMLHVNGVDRMVICEQDDTLANVLRENLGITSVKVGCGQGQCGSCSVVVDGKLKRTCTMKMKRVPEHTKIITAEGVGTPENLHPIQLAWIAHGGAQCGFCTPGFIVSSYALLLENQSPSREDVRDWFQKHRNACRCTGYKPLVNAVMDAAAVLRGEKTRDDLMKDVPQEGRIMGTKYPRPTAVAKVTGTLDYGADLGLKLPGDTLRCALVQAEVSHAKIISIDTSEAEKMEGVAKVVTHKDIKGKNRITGLITFPTNKGDGWERPILCDDKVFQYGDAIAIVCADTEKHAKAAAEKVKVELEELPAYMSAPEAMQDDAIEIHPGTPNIYFVQKVAKGNETEPIFNEADVTIEGDYYVGRQPHMPIEPDVGFAYRNDEGKLVIHSKSIGLHLHAAMIAPGLGEELDNIVMVMNPAGGTFGYKFSPTMEALVGAACMVTGKPVYLNYTWYQQQTYTGKRSPFFMNVRMAANNEGKLLGMETDWSVDHGPYSEFGDLLTLRGAQFIGAGYDIENIRGEGRTVCTNHAWGSAFRGYGSPQSEFASEVLMDELAEKLGMDPLELRYKNVYRKGSTTPTGQDPEVYSLPEILDTIRPKYEEAKKRAAELSTDEVKRGVGLALGVYGSGLDGPDTAEADIELGEDGIFTVYTTWHDHGQGADIGALTTAHQALTPMGIAPEQIRVCLNDTSLCPNGGPAGGSRSQVVIGRAIKAAGEELVTAMKKEDGSFHSYAEMVEKKLPTRANGKWTAPCTDCDENGQGNPFACYMYGVFLAEVAVELATGKTTVEKMTAVADIGTIMNKLAVDGQMYGGLAQAIGLALSEDFEDIKKHSTMVGAGFPYIKQIPDDMELIYIESERPEGPFGASGVGELPLTCPHAAVINGIYNACGVRIRHLPARPEKVLAELNK is encoded by the coding sequence ATGCTAAAAAAAATGCTCCACGTAAACGGCGTAGACCGGATGGTCATATGTGAACAGGACGACACCCTCGCAAACGTGCTTCGCGAAAATCTTGGCATTACAAGCGTTAAGGTTGGTTGTGGTCAGGGACAGTGCGGTAGCTGTAGCGTTGTTGTAGACGGCAAGCTCAAGCGCACTTGTACCATGAAAATGAAGCGTGTTCCTGAACACACCAAAATCATTACCGCTGAAGGTGTCGGTACTCCTGAGAATCTGCATCCTATTCAGCTTGCATGGATTGCCCACGGTGGCGCACAGTGTGGTTTCTGTACCCCTGGCTTCATCGTTTCCTCTTACGCCCTTCTGCTTGAAAACCAGTCTCCAAGTCGTGAAGACGTACGTGACTGGTTCCAGAAGCATCGTAACGCATGTCGCTGCACAGGTTACAAACCTCTTGTTAACGCAGTTATGGACGCTGCTGCTGTCCTGCGTGGTGAAAAAACACGTGATGACCTAATGAAAGACGTACCTCAGGAAGGTCGCATCATGGGTACAAAATACCCACGTCCGACCGCTGTTGCTAAGGTTACCGGTACTCTTGATTACGGTGCAGACTTAGGCCTTAAACTTCCAGGAGACACCCTGCGTTGTGCTCTGGTACAGGCAGAAGTATCCCACGCGAAAATTATCTCTATCGACACTTCCGAAGCTGAAAAAATGGAAGGCGTTGCAAAAGTTGTTACTCACAAAGACATTAAAGGTAAAAACCGCATCACCGGTCTTATTACCTTCCCAACTAACAAAGGTGATGGCTGGGAACGTCCAATCCTGTGTGACGACAAAGTGTTCCAGTACGGCGATGCTATTGCTATTGTTTGTGCTGACACTGAAAAACATGCAAAAGCTGCTGCTGAAAAAGTAAAAGTAGAACTCGAAGAGCTACCAGCATACATGAGCGCTCCTGAAGCAATGCAGGATGACGCAATTGAAATTCACCCTGGCACCCCTAACATATACTTCGTACAGAAAGTTGCTAAGGGTAACGAAACTGAACCTATCTTTAACGAAGCAGACGTTACCATCGAAGGTGATTACTACGTTGGCCGTCAGCCACACATGCCTATCGAGCCGGACGTAGGCTTTGCATACCGTAACGACGAAGGCAAACTCGTTATCCATTCCAAATCTATCGGCCTGCACCTGCACGCTGCTATGATTGCCCCTGGTCTTGGTGAAGAACTTGATAACATCGTTATGGTTATGAACCCTGCAGGTGGTACCTTCGGTTACAAATTCAGCCCTACCATGGAAGCATTGGTCGGTGCTGCATGTATGGTAACCGGCAAACCTGTATACCTCAACTACACCTGGTACCAGCAGCAGACTTACACCGGTAAACGTTCTCCATTCTTCATGAACGTTCGCATGGCTGCCAACAACGAAGGTAAACTCCTCGGTATGGAAACCGACTGGTCTGTTGACCACGGTCCATACTCCGAATTCGGTGACCTTCTTACCCTCCGCGGTGCTCAGTTCATCGGTGCCGGTTACGACATCGAAAACATCCGTGGTGAAGGTCGTACTGTTTGTACCAACCACGCATGGGGCTCTGCGTTCCGTGGCTACGGTTCTCCGCAGTCTGAATTTGCTTCCGAAGTTCTCATGGATGAACTTGCTGAAAAACTCGGCATGGACCCATTGGAACTGCGCTACAAGAACGTATACCGCAAAGGTTCCACGACCCCTACAGGTCAGGATCCGGAAGTATACAGCCTACCTGAGATTCTCGATACTATTCGCCCTAAATACGAAGAAGCGAAGAAACGTGCAGCCGAACTTTCCACTGATGAAGTTAAGCGCGGCGTAGGTCTTGCCCTTGGCGTATACGGCTCCGGTCTTGACGGCCCTGATACCGCTGAAGCTGACATTGAACTCGGCGAAGACGGCATCTTCACTGTATACACCACATGGCACGACCACGGTCAGGGTGCAGACATCGGTGCATTAACCACTGCACATCAGGCTCTCACCCCAATGGGCATTGCTCCTGAACAAATCAGAGTTTGTCTGAATGACACCAGTCTTTGCCCTAACGGCGGCCCTGCAGGCGGTTCCCGTTCACAGGTTGTAATCGGTCGCGCTATCAAAGCTGCCGGTGAAGAACTTGTTACAGCAATGAAAAAAGAAGACGGTTCATTCCACTCCTACGCGGAAATGGTAGAGAAAAAGCTCCCTACCCGTGCGAACGGTAAGTGGACTGCTCCTTGTACTGATTGTGATGAAAACGGTCAGGGTAACCCGTTTGCATGTTACATGTATGGCGTATTCCTTGCTGAAGTAGCTGTTGAGCTTGCTACCGGTAAAACTACTGTAGAAAAAATGACCGCAGTAGCAGACATCGGTACCATCATGAACAAACTTGCTGTTGACGGTCAGATGTACGGCGGTCTTGCACAGGCCATCGGTCTTGCACTCTCTGAAGACTTTGAAGACATCAAAAAGCACTCAACCATGGTTGGTGCTGGCTTCCCATACATCAAGCAGATTCCAGACGATATGGAACTCATCTACATCGAATCCGAACGTCCAGAAGGTCCATTCGGCGCATCCGGTGTTGGCGAACTTCCACTCACCTGCCCACACGCAGCTGTAATCAACGGTATCTACAACGCTTGTGGCGTTCGTATCCGTCATCTGCCTGCACGTCCTGAAAAAGTGCTCGCAGAACTCAACAAGTAA
- a CDS encoding TOBE domain-containing protein, with product MPERAGSLSPHAIFTVSDSLRYLEPQQIKMFLQSFDAWCAATDRQEYVRSRQRMRALFLLLRFTGARLGEVLALDDRTAFDFSRKTVCLGHGETERDVPLESFVSDAIQEVLESAMGCSLRGHFFHMDPGYVRRIFYARAMDCGLPKELGTPRVLRYSRALEMVRGGVPLLVVSNLLGHLSTDILNSFRNYSSDDVVSIVRKAHSEMQKKTSARNSFVGHVARVVSDGLMAEVEVVTESGMAIFSLITEESLRTLKLCIGTPVVATIKAPYVDIAQQCLNPTLERRNTFTCSVERIASTEVLSEVIGHLEDGSGVCSLVSTSMVKSLNLVSGSMVDVCFKELSVVLHSVH from the coding sequence ATGCCTGAACGTGCCGGATCGCTCTCCCCACATGCGATTTTTACTGTTTCTGATTCACTGCGATACCTTGAGCCACAGCAAATAAAGATGTTTCTCCAGTCCTTTGACGCATGGTGTGCGGCAACAGACAGGCAGGAGTATGTCCGTTCCCGCCAGAGGATGCGTGCTTTGTTTTTGCTTTTACGGTTTACGGGTGCCCGTCTTGGTGAAGTTCTGGCTCTTGATGATAGGACTGCCTTTGATTTTTCTCGAAAAACTGTTTGCTTGGGGCATGGAGAAACAGAGCGGGATGTCCCGTTGGAATCGTTTGTCAGTGATGCGATACAGGAAGTGCTTGAAAGTGCCATGGGATGCAGTTTGCGGGGGCACTTTTTCCATATGGATCCCGGATACGTGCGAAGGATTTTTTACGCACGGGCAATGGACTGCGGTTTGCCAAAGGAACTGGGTACACCGCGAGTGCTGCGCTATAGCCGTGCGCTGGAAATGGTGCGTGGGGGTGTTCCGTTGCTTGTTGTTAGTAATTTGTTGGGGCACTTATCTACTGATATATTAAATAGTTTTCGAAATTATTCGAGCGACGATGTTGTTTCGATTGTGCGTAAGGCGCATAGCGAGATGCAAAAGAAGACAAGTGCCCGTAATTCATTTGTAGGGCACGTGGCTCGTGTCGTGTCAGACGGTCTGATGGCTGAAGTAGAAGTGGTGACGGAATCCGGCATGGCCATATTTTCTTTGATTACAGAGGAGAGTTTGCGCACATTGAAACTCTGCATAGGAACTCCTGTTGTTGCAACTATCAAAGCACCGTATGTTGATATTGCTCAGCAGTGCCTCAATCCAACTTTGGAACGAAGAAATACTTTTACGTGTAGTGTTGAACGCATTGCTTCAACTGAGGTGCTCTCTGAAGTAATAGGGCATCTTGAAGACGGCAGTGGAGTCTGTTCGCTTGTTTCAACTAGCATGGTTAAATCGTTAAATCTGGTTTCAGGAAGTATGGTTGACGTTTGTTTTAAAGAGTTATCTGTTGTGCTTCATTCTGTTCATTAG
- a CDS encoding molybdopterin-binding protein, whose translation MQAVPVQNSIGMVLCHDITRIVPGESKGPAFKKGHIVTAEDIPTLLDIGKEHLYVLDLTEDQIHENEAALRIAKAVSGEGITFSDVSEGRVNLIASQGLLSIDVEKVHQINAIEEVVLATMHNGLNVLSERPVAGTRIVPLVTDRAKVEEVEAVCAEGGPVIQVKPFKRHKVGVVTTGSEVYHGRITDKFGPVIRKKFHELGSNVVEQVFVPDDQQMTTNAINKFLNDGVDFVVVTGGMSVDPDDRTPASIRDTGADVVTYGSPTFPGAMFMLAYKNGRPIVGLPGCVMYYRASIFDLIVPRILAGETITRRDITNLGHGGFCAGCDTCHFPLCSFGKSS comes from the coding sequence ATGCAGGCAGTTCCAGTTCAAAATTCAATTGGTATGGTTCTTTGTCACGACATCACCCGAATTGTCCCAGGCGAAAGTAAAGGCCCTGCGTTCAAGAAAGGACACATCGTAACAGCAGAAGATATTCCCACCCTTCTTGATATCGGTAAAGAGCATCTTTACGTGCTCGATCTCACCGAAGATCAAATCCACGAAAACGAAGCAGCGTTACGTATAGCAAAAGCTGTTTCGGGTGAAGGCATCACCTTCAGTGACGTATCCGAAGGACGGGTTAACCTTATTGCAAGTCAAGGCCTGCTGTCCATTGATGTTGAAAAAGTACATCAAATTAATGCAATTGAAGAAGTTGTACTCGCAACCATGCACAACGGTCTTAATGTTCTTTCTGAACGACCAGTTGCGGGAACCCGCATTGTTCCTCTTGTTACCGACAGAGCGAAAGTTGAAGAAGTAGAAGCTGTCTGCGCTGAGGGTGGACCTGTTATTCAGGTTAAGCCGTTCAAGCGTCATAAAGTAGGTGTTGTTACTACCGGTAGCGAAGTCTACCACGGAAGGATTACGGATAAGTTCGGACCTGTAATCCGTAAAAAATTTCACGAACTCGGGTCAAACGTCGTGGAGCAAGTCTTTGTTCCAGACGATCAGCAGATGACAACAAACGCCATCAACAAGTTCCTCAACGATGGTGTAGACTTTGTTGTTGTCACTGGCGGTATGTCTGTAGACCCAGACGACAGAACTCCCGCCAGTATCCGCGACACCGGAGCAGACGTAGTCACCTACGGCTCCCCTACCTTCCCCGGTGCCATGTTTATGCTTGCCTACAAGAACGGTCGACCTATTGTCGGACTTCCGGGCTGCGTCATGTACTACCGCGCCAGTATCTTTGATCTTATTGTACCACGCATTCTAGCAGGCGAAACCATTACCCGTAGAGATATTACTAATTTAGGGCATGGCGGCTTCTGTGCCGGCTGCGACACATGTCACTTCCCGCTATGTTCCTTTGGTAAATCGTCATAA
- a CDS encoding winged helix-turn-helix domain-containing protein, which translates to MKYKFWLEKNGDILFGSGGAVLLEKIDALGSLSGASKELGMSYRRAWGRLKKLEETIGDDLVVKVGGNKKGYRLSETGRQFLTSYREAEKKMDEAAQNIMKHCFDWVR; encoded by the coding sequence ATGAAATATAAATTTTGGCTTGAGAAGAATGGGGATATATTGTTCGGCTCCGGTGGTGCGGTGCTGCTTGAAAAAATTGATGCGCTTGGGTCGCTTTCTGGGGCGTCCAAAGAGCTTGGTATGTCATATCGAAGAGCGTGGGGGCGCTTGAAAAAGCTCGAAGAGACTATCGGGGATGACTTGGTGGTCAAAGTGGGAGGAAATAAAAAAGGATATCGTCTTAGCGAAACTGGTAGACAGTTTCTTACATCGTACAGAGAGGCGGAAAAGAAAATGGACGAAGCAGCGCAGAATATTATGAAGCACTGCTTCGACTGGGTTCGATAA